The Alosa alosa isolate M-15738 ecotype Scorff River chromosome 11, AALO_Geno_1.1, whole genome shotgun sequence sequence ACGGAAAAAAACCCTGCTGGGTTTCACGCTCTTAGTGAGCGAGCTCAGTTCTCTCTCCCATTTAGAAGCAAAAATATCCTGGCCTGCTCAGAGAGAAGTCACCAGccaactgtctgtctgtctctctctccgtttgcCCGTTGTGAGAAAAACGAGAACCCCCACGCGCAGACATTGTGGTTAGTGAGCGCTCTTCGTGCTGCTGTGGGGGGCCCACTGATCTCGATGCAGATAATGgctggagacagagacagagacggaAAGTGTTTCTTCTCCCACAGGCTCAGACGCATGCCCACTGAGACAGAACAACACAAGACCAGTTCCGATTCAAGACAGTCTAAATGCACGCAGCACAAATTCATCTCAACGAGGTCAGTTGGGAGTTGGCACATGAGGTCAGTTGGGAGGACTATTTATAGGCCTCCGTTAGTTTATTTCGGGAGAAATAAAGAGAACATAACCCTGGCACTGCTAAATTATTTGTCAGCCACTTACCTGCCATTAGATAAATAGTGTAAATACCATATCTCATCATTTAGCAGAAGACAGGTTCAACCAAACCCGAGCAAATGTTAAGAAGTAGcttttcatgagacatgacggaggaagcaggagagagggagcacagaagaaagagagatggggacaGGGCACCAACAGGAATGCCTGCACAAGTCCAAAACACAgtcataaataacaaacactgacactcagagagagagaatgaaagagcaggaggatgagagagtgagggaaaaaACTATTTGCTGTGCATAGCTGAGTTTATGGGAGTAGATAATCCCACCATCACAAAGGGCCTTCGGCTCATCATTCAGCCGCTCCTGGGCCACCTCCAACTCCGCCTTCGGACGCCATCCTACCTGACGTCTCCTCCCACCAATCAAACCTCCTGGCTGTGAACAAGAATCAATCACCCccctcacctcccctctccctctctgtcactccaTCACAGACACCTCTTCATCCACAGTACCTCTTATACTCCCCTCTCaggagcatcacacacacacacacacacacaacaacaacggCGCACAGACGCAGGGAGATTGCATCTGTAATTATGCCGCCGATGTCCCCACGATTACAGTAGATTACAGTAGATGCGTCTCTCATCGTGCCGAACTGAAAAAGGGCAAAGTGGGATCACTCGTTCACGTTTGGAGGAGACAGATTGGAGAGGGGAAATGAAAATTCTGCCTGTCTAATTTCCTGCATGCAataccaacacatacacacacacacactctctctctcacccacccacacacacacacacacacataaagccaGGGTCCCTGAGAAGGTTCCTACTTGATTGATATGCATCGTGATGCTATACCGCCATAAATCTTCCTAAATACTAAATCCTATAAAATGACTTATTTTGGTCTCTCCTCCAGGTCCCCTCCCTGCCCCACCCTCCATTTTCTCCACCCTCCAGAACTTCCATCTATTCACCTGCAATTGCAGAGAACCATCAGAAATTCCTCTGGCCTCTGACTAGCTTTGTTGTGGTCTCTGGTGGACCATGCAATGCAGAGCCTCAAGGTAAAACAAAGTGGCAACCAACGCAACACTTCTTTCAGTGGACGTGAGCCATGCAGTAATTGTGTGGTGTTCCCTTTCCCTTGCATTctcagtgtgtgtctctgtgtcacacacacacacacacacacacacacacacacacgcacacacacacacaagcatgcatacaaacagacccacacacacacaaacacacacacaaacaaacacacacacacaaacaaacagttcTGTGGTTAAGTCACAGGGGTGCATCTCAGGGGAGCCTTATTAAAGGCGCAGTAGGCAAGGCATTGCATTCatcttgtttgtgttttcaaaCATCCACTCAGAGAAAAAGCAGAGCAGGGGGAAGGAgacaaggaaggaaggaggcAGGGAGCAAAAAGAAAATATGTTGATTGCTTGGGGACAGAGCAAGCACTCTCTCGGGTGAACCCCCCTTGATTTTCTGTGACAAGCCAAGACCTCGCAAGCCATCCAGCACACAAATGCATGGCATATTCTCAGACCCCACCGAAGTGCCAACGCTGGAGTATGCCTCTCACCcactaggcacacacacacatacacacatacaccgccccctctctcacacacacagacacacacacacacacacaaacacacactctcctctcacgtacacacagacagccacTGTTTCAGATGCAGACACAGGCTTTCTCAGCTTGATCCTCACGCTATGTCTGGGAACCTGCAGGCTTAAATCTACCTCAAGCACAGCGTGTTGAGCAGCCAAGGGCCTCCAGCTCCTGATTTGAATGTAAACAATGTTGTGAGATATATTTAATAACGCTTGTACACTTACTGCTTCCTATGACCTGACTCAAAGGGTCCAAGGCACTCAGCTAAAGGCAGACTTCATTAAATGTCAAGCTCAATCATTTCACTTCAGGGCACTTTTTTACAAGGCAAATCTGGCACATCACGCCAAAGGGCTCGGTGTTACAGCACCAGTGGATGGTGTGCAATAATACGGAGTGTAATTGGATTCTCTACACTCTGTATGGCAAATCACTCTGCCTCCGTGatcttgtattgtattagttgacCTGAGTTCAGTGGCTTTgaccatgggcggattatgaactttcgggcccctgggcccagatgtattaagggccccccactaattgtcgcatatgtgggagggggggtttgggggtcctcctgcagaatttttttaatttgtttgatgtgatttcctgtattctggtgcattttggggatggccaatactaaatttaatcagattcatagcctacatcctgatttgttgatattgaggcaatgattccatgcaaaaccTTGGGCTTCTGACCCcatgggcccctgggcccggtaggcccgtgcagtaatccatccctggcttTGACATTGTAATACCAAAATTGTGTAAACTGAACAAGTTCCGCCCGCATTTCCAGCGCATCTTTTCGCTGATATAAATGTGGTTTCTCAACTTCCTGTCATGAATATGCATATAGCTGCTGCATTGCAAGTGTCACATGGACTCCAACAGAAACACACGCGCCCGTCTGTCCTCGCTGCTCCGTGTCAACACCCAGGCCTAAAAGATTAAGGGGCGGCTGAAGTGCGAGCAGGAGAAGCCAAATTGGACCATTACCCGGCGGATCTGGCCAGCACTGCAGATCGGGGTCCTCACACCCCGTGACCTCCCTGCCCCCATCCCACTCGTCTTGTCCCCTGCCTGAAGCTGGCTGATCCAGCCGTAAATCCTCTCTCATCCAGAGCAGGGAGCGCTGCCACGCCGGCTGGCTGGGCGAGGCGCTGCCTCTCTGGGCTTTGGCAAGGTGACTGCAGGGCCCTGCAGGGGGATGAGAAGGAATTTACATAAACATAGAGCTTTAGAGATGCTTGGCCGTGTGTCCCCTCCCTCccaccatccctccctccctccctccctcagccctctctctccctttcactctgTGGCTCGCACTCATTCTCCCCTCctcatgatctctctctctctctctctctctctctctcttcatctctgcaGCGTGATGCTTTATTATCATACTCCTTTATTACCGGATCATTCCAGGAGCCCCGTAAATCAGTGCAACCTTAGTGGCCGGACAGAGAGATGTAAATGCGGAGGGAAAAGGCAGCAAGAATGATCAAATAACGGGCGCACTCCCGTCTAACGGCTGTTCTGCGCCTCTTTAACAAGTCGTGCGGACACATGCATAAATCCACCACGCTTCTCCAACCCGCTCCGCTCTgtccacaccaccccaccccaccccacacacccccgcCAGCCTCCTCCGCTCTgtccacaccaccccaccccacacacccccgcCAGCCTCCTCCGCTCtgtccaccccacaccaccccaccccacacacacccgccagcctcctctgctctgtccaccccacaccaccccaccccacacaccccgCCAGCCTCCTCCCTCTGTCCACACCtgtcccccccaccccacacaccccgCCCAGCCTCCTCCCGCTCTgtccacaccaccccaccccatacaCCCCCGCCAGCCTCCTCCGGCTCtgtccaccccacaccaccccacccccacacacccccgcCAGCCTCCTCCGCTctgtccaccccaccccacacaacCCCCGCCAGCCTCCTAGCGTCCTTGCTAATCCGCTCTCCAGGTGGAATTCATCAAGGCCTGAGACTAAAGGGTCATTAGTGGAGTAATGCAGAGGTTTCAAATGAAAGGTGGGGGTGTTCAGCCATTCAATGCACCATAATGCTGCTAACGCTGCTGAAGGTTTGTCAATCTCAAATGCACCCAGACTCAGCCGCCTTCAGAGACGGTTTCTATAGATGCACGGATATTCGCTCACAGGGCTTTCGAATCATACAAGTGCGGTCGTGCCATTCCAACCACTAAAGGACCGTGTATACAGTACGGACAATACCCTCTTGGGCGTGATGGAGCAGCCACGACATCACCACCCGACAATCGATCGGACAGGCTTCTATGCCGAACTCACCGTTGTGAGTAGATGTCTGCTCTGAAAGTGTCTGCTACATACTAGTTAGCCTTAACTTTAGTCAACTTTCACAGCATCCAGAATCTTGTGTGCAACAGAGAGCTGTTGTGTCAGGTGTGGTATTTGGAGGATGCCTTTGTTCAAAGCTAATGTTTTAATAACACTGAGTAAAATGAGTGAGTACTCAGAaagcacatactgtattcagATTTCTTTAAAATACATCTACACCTTAACAGTGTCTGCTGAAAACTCACCATCTTAAGCTGATAATaaatggggcaactttttgtgcaatgttgctgggcaatgttCCTCATTATTGTGGCTCTGGCATGTTCCCATTGATAGTGGGAGGCAATTTCTTttctggagaactttaatcatcagtaggcaaattgtcatgatcatccaatcagaataaaTGGAATTGGTTGtatggttgcccagcaacattgctcaaaaagttgccccatttTGGCAATACAAAGGGTACGTGGACATTTTGAGACTTCCAACTCGTCTGAACCCACTTCTGTCACCCTTCACTTGTAGTTCCATGTGCTTTTTCTTCTCTATTCTTTACCTCTgatgtttttctctttcttttcccctgCATTGATGAGGGAGCCAGAGAAAAAGGATTATAAGAAGCAACATCTCTTTGGCTGACTGCTTGAAAATCGTAGCAACTCTTTCCTGAAAAGAGCAGCAGGTTCACTGTAACTCTCCCTAGAAAGTAAACTAGAATTATGGGCACTTTTCCAGATGATTCCACTCTCACTGCAGTTCTCCATGGATAAGAGGTGCGTAACGTTACAACAAGATAtatttacagtatgtactgCAAAGTACAGCATTATAGGAATCACTATAGCCTGTTTTCCATCACAAAGCTTATGTGCAAAACAAAGAAAGTGCAGAAAGCACACAATAGATGGCTTAAGTGCATAGCCACTTTAACCaagtgcacacacgcacacacacaaacacacacaaagaccttAACAGTCTAAAAACATGACagatacactcttaaaactaatgtgttgaaaacaacacatcttgcgttgttttttaacacatccatgtgtccagataggaacaacacatttgttttaagagtgtacccATACTAAACAGAACACACAACATCTCTGCAAACACATCCTGTATGCTTCCTCTCCTCAGAGCTCCAAGAGGATTACAAGGGCACAAAAGCGCTGCTTTAGGGAGACTGGCTTACTAAAGATATGAAGTCCATATGTACACATGACAGTTTTCTGTTATTACTATTGGCGACTGCAAAGCAAGGATTTAATACACATCTGTGTGACACACAGACCGCTGCAGTTAGTAGTGCACTCCATTCTTCCCCAAGCGATTCCCACTCCATTTTCCATTTCCATCTACAGATGCTCTCAAGCCCCTGGACATCCGTATACTCCAAACACTTGTGCTCTGTAGAGTGCTACACTtgcacacgctctctctctgtatttcacACTGTTCTTGTGTAATCCCTGATTTTTTTGTGGTTTGATTCTTAgcacgtctctgtgtgtgtgtgtgtgtgtgtgtgttttctgtgatgCTCGAGAGCATGCTGTGGAAGGATCTCTTGCCCACTCTCTCCACAAAGATAGAGTAGAGCTGGAGGACCGTtggacacacacagtaacaaagCAACAGTGCCCCCTTCAGGTAAAGAATGCACCTACAGCAGTTACATGGATGGGATGGGATCATGCAGGAACCAACAAGTAGTGGACACATCATGTGCAACATGATTATTACAGACACAGAACGTCTTTTAATATACAGACACATGAATTGCTTTTTCATGTCAACTCCCATTTATAGAACTGAAGTGTAGAGGTGTACGCACATCTATATAAATTTTACAGGTGCTGGATATTGGGAATACTAAGTAAAACAAAATAAGAGATATCCGCACACTGTGTCTAAAGCTCCCAGTTTAATGGTGGGTGATACACAATGTTTtgaccactcaggtcttcgtcaggtgtCTATAAACTCCCATTTATAAACATGACTGTAACAACCTGACAGAGATGGAGACTGCATGTAAAGCCTTTCACAGCATTTCTACAGCAATGTTAATGGAAAAGTCCTTAAAAATATTGCTGCTAGATGAACCCAATCAAGTGCCACCCTCCCTTTAGTGCACTTGAAGCACTGCTACTGATTGAGTGGAATGGTGGGTTGTTCAGAGTCTGGACAAATATAGGTTTTAAGAACACACAGTTTTTGATTAAAATGGTACTGGATTATAATTGAGGACTGTACGTTTAAAGGGGTGCTCCTGTCAGCAGAGGTCCTGCCTGCTGTATACAGTCTGACTGGGCTGGCTCACCTGCCAACGAGGCTAACTGTTAGCatcccacaaacaaacaaaacaaacagcaccTGGCAGTGTGGTGAGGTGTGATGCGTGGGAGGGGCGGGGTTGCCCCCCTTATCGCCCTGTCCTCATCATAAGCAGCAGAGTCGTGGTCTAACCCTGAAACAGCTGAGAGGCAGTTACCCTGGGAACCCCACCTGGGGCAGAAGGGCACCCTAGATAAAGAGGGCCAACCCCAGCACACCCACaaccgtctcacacacactcacagagacataTATACATctgcacatgacacacacacacacacacaaagacacacacaaacacaagtatgAGCAGATAGCAAGCAACAGCAGAGTCTGCTGAGACCAGTTGGGTTTTAAACATTCTCACTTTGGAAAGTGGCCTTTAGGAATCTTTGCTTTCAGGATGGAGGACTATAGGTCAATGATCAAAGGGGTTCTTCAGAAAGGCTTACagtagaaaaagagaaaaagtaggtgggcaaaaaaaaaaaaggtttagaGCAGTCCACCTCAGAGAACAATCGCAGCACTTTGACTGCCACCATGTCTGTCACTTTCTCCCAGCACTGCCTTCCCTGGGAAAGCTCTGACAAGTCTCTGTTGGTGCTGAAAAGGTCTTGTCCTTTTTTCTGCCAGTTCTTTGCTGCCCACCCACCAATTAAATGGGGAGTGACAGGCGCGGACTTCAGATGGAGGAGCCACTTAGAGTCCGCCATCTTGCCCTCGCTTCAGAAAATGCACACATCAACAGGCTTCGCTGACCAACCATTTCTCTTCACAGAGAACTCAAGTGTCTCGAAaagcactttcacacacacaaacacgcacatgtTTTTTCATCCAATTCTGCACATAAAtgcattaagtgtgtgtgtgtgtgtgtgtgtgtgtgtgtgtgtgtgtgtgtgcgtgcatgacaAAGACAAATGCATGATATACAGATTCTTCGATAAGACGTGTGCgcgccgcacacacacgcacgtacacacacaaacacacacacacaggctgattCCCACCTGAGCTTTGCAGATGCTCCTTTCTAACTGGTGCAGAGAACAGGgacctcacagacacacacacatactgtacatacatacatacatacatacatactcacaaacTGGTAGGCTTAAGGGAAACATTTCAAATGTCAAATCCTTCAAAAACAACTGCCAAAAACGACAGCACGGATGGAGCACACAgtgccacacactcacacagacacacacagaggaagccCGCTGTAACAGTTTGCCCTATTTTAGCAAGCCTCATTTGTTCCAGGCGAATAAAGCACGGGCAAAACAAAGGCTCTTGTAACGACACAAAATTAATGACTTCCCCGAGTGATGGTGCAGCAGGGATGTGGCGCGCGGGCTCTGAAGCACCGCGTTTGGCTTCCCCACTGCCCAGGAAACCTGGAGACAGCGTGGCCACGGCTGTGCGACCTCCGCACTTGTTTGATTCACAGCTGGTCAGCACCCTGCCTGATTCCCGGAAACACTATGATCAGAGGACGGCGTGAGGCAACTTGGGTCATTAGTGCCAATCAACGCCCAATCACCAGATGCCGACCGCCTGCCCACTCCAGATCTGAGTCAGATCTAagactgtaaaacacacactgaattatGCCAGTGGGGGCTTGGCCACATTAGGGCTGGGCAGGCTTTGAAAGAGTtataaaaaacaacattaaagacaaagagacaaagacaaagCAAAGACATTTTTCTCAGTAGAAACAATATGTTTAATCAACACAAGATGCATTTGAGTTTGCCAGTTTTACTAACTGACTTCTGGCCAATTCCAATAAATCCACATTACATACATCTtggacatacacaaatacataaacacacactctccctctttcacacacacacacacacacacacacacacacacacacaattcagttAGCTGCAGGGTTTTGTGGAAGTGTTGGGTACTTGTGGGTAAGCACAACATGGTCATAATCAAAGTTGTCATCCAGGTGAAAAGGCTGCACTTCTTCCCTGTCCACCTGCGTGAGAGACAGTCCGTTAAAGAGTATGTAGATACACACGAACTGTGCATTAAACACCGAAATACACCGATTAATTAGTCAACCAGTTTTTAGTTTAAACCAACTTTAGACCAAAACTCCTTACTGCTGTTATAAACAAGTGCTATTAAACAAAATGGCAGTGTATACATTGTTCAGATACAAGTAACTTCTTGTGTTTCTTGAAAATTAAAGCCATTGACCACTGTGTTGCCTCTAATGGAGCTGCTATGTATCCACACCTGCTCGATAGTTGTCACTGTGTTGCCTCTAATGGAGCTGGTATGTATCCACACCTGCTCGATagttgtcactgtgtgtgattCTGTCTCACTGCTGGCAGGTTGCGTTGTTTGTTCTCCCTGAGAGGAGTCTGCGGAGGGTGTCGCGTGTTCTCCCGATGGCTCGCTGGTGGAGTGTGCTACATGTTCCCCCGATTGCGAGCTGGGTGGAGTGCGTTGCGTTTGCTGTGGAGCACATCTCCAGCTGGGTGGAGTGGATGATGGAGGAGGTGTGGAGCACATCTCCAGCTGGGTGGAGTGCGTTGCGTTTGCTGTGGAGCACATCTCCAGCTGGGTGGAGTGCGTTGCGTTTGCTGTGGAGCACATCTTCAGCTGGGTGGAGTGCGTTGCGTTTGCTGTGGAGCACATCTCCAGCTGGGTGGAGTGGATgatggaggaggtgtgtgtaggCAGCCTCCCGTTCTCCACCTCCCCTGGAAGCAGACTGCACCCTGTAGGGGAGAAAAGAGCCTCATTACTAAAtgcagggttcctacacattttgcatctgaaaattccatactttttctatactcaaatttccaaacttctcggtagatttttctgaccatattctcgacattgcggccacttctggtttgggataactcggtgaaaacaaaggtatggacaactgaagtgaattaaaaaatgacacttaatattcgtccatttagctgggtcatttttagttgtatcttgacgatggggactgacagttaagctacacaacagtaggaatggttcattatgacctgagtgaagtgattagtactgcaaatgcaatagtctggaaacacaaatatttctccatacccttgtttcttttttccatacttatccagacctggaaattactaaaatcaaattccatacttttccaggttttccatactgcgtaggaaccctgtaAATACTAAACACTGGACCTCACAGCAGGAAGACTTCACCACCATTTGAATTCATAAAAAGATCCAATGTCTTTATCTTTTACATGCATTTCTTTAGCAGATGTTTTTGTCCGAAGCAACTTTCAGAGGAGatattttcaattcaattcaattttattCATCTAGCACTAAAACAATGTAAATTGTCTCAAGGTGCTTTAAACAGTCCAGAGTGAACCTCCTAGAGAGAGCCAAAGCCACATTCAGACAAGATGACACTAGTAACGACGTAGTCACAAGAGACCATGGAATGATGAAATTCAGCGACTTGTTGCAATTACAGGCAAAATAACCATTGGCAACTCCAAACGACACACAACAAATATAAACTAATTGCAGCTTTGAAAATAAGCAATGGGTGAAGCATGAATCACAGTAGGTCTTAATGACTGTTTACATGCACCTCAATATCCCGGTTATGAGGCGTATCCCCATTTTCACCATATTCAGGATATGGTGTTACCATGAACACAGAGATACCTGGTTATTACAGTAATGTCCCTGTATACATAATCAATACTAGTATTCCAACAATAAAGTTCTATTAGCACAGATGCACGTATTTGCATAAGAAACCATGATATGGTGTATACAAGGTACAGTATCCCGGTTTCTTTCAGAGAAAGAAACCGAGAAATGTTGTTATCACCTCGCCCTACCAGATCAGCCACAGAAACATTATGTCCATACTATGGTGACGTATCTAGATTTAAATAGTTGTGCGTTTCAGTTTaaatatgtgtaggtgtgtgccaACAGTCTCTCCAGTGAGGTTAACGTGCACATGATTAGCTGACAGTGCAGGGTCCATGCATGGCTAAGGTAGGAGCTCCATCAGA is a genomic window containing:
- the LOC125303473 gene encoding uncharacterized protein LOC125303473; translation: MPGTVPPSGGGQQQDQAVAATLDLICSAPEQTYSHFLASFTQLNLETLRAEEPRDTRRDAGPEVIRDGRKGDGDTNLRRQRDVSDLPELSNSLDNAALRVEDNKDDLQGCSLLPGEVENGRLPTHTSSIIHSTQLEMCSTANATHSTQLKMCSTANATHSTQLEMCSTANATHSTQLEMCSTPPPSSTPPSWRCAPQQTQRTPPSSQSGEHVAHSTSEPSGEHATPSADSSQGEQTTQPASSETESHTVTTIEQVWIHTSSIRGNTVTTIEQVDREEVQPFHLDDNFDYDHVVLTHKYPTLPQNPAAN